DNA from Victivallis lenta:
GTTTTACATCGGTGGATGAATTCATCAAATATGCCAACAGCGTGGCAAATCGGAGAAAATCCCGTGCCGGGACATCCCTTGAACTGCATCTGGAGAGCATCTTTCGGTACGAACAGCTGAAATTTGAAGCTCAGGTCATTACTGAGCAGAACAAAAAGCCGGACTTTATATTCCCTTCGGGGAAGGACTATCACAATCCGGCATTTCCCAGCGCAAAACTGCATATGCTCGCATCGAAAACCTGTTGCAAGGATCGGTGGCGGCAGGTTATTTCCGAAGCGGACAGAATTGAAAATAAACATCTGTTCACCTTGCAGCAGGGTGTTTCTTCAAACCAGCTCGCTGAAATGTACCAGCACGGAATTATATTGGTCGTCCCACAGCCGATAATCACGTCTTTCCCGGAAGATTACCGTACCAAAATCATGAATTTGACAAATTTCGTTGATTTCATAAAAGAGAGTCAACAAGCTGTGTGACAATGGATTCCCTGACCAAAGAAAAACGAAGCTGGAACATGAGCCGGATTCGGTCGAATGACACGACACCGGAACTCGCAGTGCGATCGTTCCTCTTCCGGCACGGATTCCGCTTCCGACTTCATGTCAAAAGTCTGCCGGGACATCCCGACATTGTCCTTCCAAAATACAAAACAGTTATTGAGGTTCGCGGTTGTTTTTGGCATCGGCATCCCGGATGCCGACAGGCAACCATGCCGTCCTCAAATGTTGAATTCTGGCAGAAGAAATTCAAACAGAATGTCGACAGAGACAAGGAGACGGAAAAACAGCTGAACGAGCTCGGTTGGAATCTAATCGTGGTTTGGGAATGCGAGCTGAAATCAGATGAATTTCTAAAATCCCTTCCATCCTTAATTCTTAATAAAAGGAATTGCCAATGAATTATGGGAAATCACTTTCCGAGCAGGAATTAAAATCAATAGCCAGTGTTTTGGGAGCAACAGAAAGCATTCTCTCTAAAGCGAACCTTAAGGATTTAATGATTCAGGAGAAACTCCACATCGTAGACGACGGATACCGAAGCAACCAATACGTTTATCGATTGGGGCTGAATAAGCGAGATTGGCTTTACAATTGTTTTGCCGAGACCTGTAATCAAGAGCAGAGTTTCGACAAAATTTATCGTTTTATTGAAGCTGCAATGAATCCAATTAGATATGCTGCTGACTCCGACAGATCGAAATATTTTTCACTCAAGGAAGAATTGAATAAAGTTTTGCTTTTAATTGGACTTTTTGTAGATGAAAGAGGTAAACTTTTGCCTACGAAACAAGCCTCGACTCTTGAGGAGGTTGATGAGCGTGTCAATCACCTTAATGCAGAATTGCAAAAGAGATGCATCCATTACGAAGTGAAAAAGTATTGCAAGAAAGAGCTTCTTCAAAAGGATTTCTTCGATGCCGTATTTGAGGCGTCAAAAGGGCTTGCTCAACGAGTACGTGAAATTTCTGGCATGCAAGGGGATGGAGGACAACTTTTTCAACAAGCATTTTCCTTAAAGAATCCAAGTTTATTTTTTAATTCTCTTAGGACTGAGTCCGAGAAAAGTGAATTTACCGGACTGAGCGAGTTACTTCAGGCTATTTTCCACCTCGTCCGTAATCCCGCAGCCCATACACCTAAAATCAACTGGAAAGTAGAAGAGGAAAAGGCTCTTGACATTCTGACAGTCATTTCATTTGCTCATAAGTATCTCGATGAATGTCGTCAGATGCCTGGGAAGTTGACCCAAAAATAGAAAATAAAAAGTGGCAGGAGCTTCGATAATAATGGGACTTGATATCTACATCAGCAGAAAAACATCGTCCGGCAAGGAATGCCTTATCCACTGGCACAAATTCGGGCCTCTGGCCGAATGGCTCAGGAAAAAGATTTACGATGGGAAACTGGACTGCAATGAGCGCCCCCTGGATTACCTTGCGCTGGTGTCTTTGCACGAAAACTGCGTTGCCGCGCTGGATTCAGAGAATTGGAAAGAGAAAATGCAGGAACAGCTTTTCCCCGTAAAGTCGGATTTCGCCTGGACGGGGCGGCGTGAACTTGCCTATTTAAAGATGATGGAGGCTATCGCCGAGGACATTGAAGATGTGTCCCAACCGGGAGACGGGGAAGAACTGCTGATTCAGATAACGTATTGAGTGATGTACCATGAACCACGAGCAAATCAAGACTATCAAACATAAGGTCGTGTATATTAAGGATAGAAGGCATAAAGATGAGCGAAACGGGTAAAAAATCCCTTGTGGTCTTTCAGGACAAGACTATTCGCCGGACATTGCACAATGATGAATGGTATTTTGCCGTGGTTGATGTTGTAGCGGTTTTGACGGACAGTGTCAATCCGACGGATTACATCAAAAAAATCCGTCGCCGCGATCCGATACTCGCGCAAGGGTGGGGACAAATTGTCACCCCCCTTTCCATCGAAACGGCTGGCGGGGTTCAAAAGGTGAACTGTGCCAATGTCAAAGGACTGTTCCGTATCATCCAGTCCATCCCATCGCCCAAAGCAGAACCGTTCAAGCAGTGGCTGGCGCAAGTTGGCTACGACCGGGTGTTGGAGATCGAAAATCCCGAACTCGCCCAGGAACGCATGAAAGAACTCTATGAGCAGAAAGGTTATCCAAAGGATTGGATTGACAAGCGGTTGCGCGGTATCGCCATTCGCCAGAATCTCACCGATGAATGGAAAGCGCGAGGTATCACCGATGAACGAGATTTTGCCATCCTTACTGCGGAAATCAGCAAGGCAACTTTCGGTATGACGCCGTCTGCCTACAAAATCTACAAAGGATTGAATTCACCGAATCAAAATCTCCGCGACCATATGACAGACCTGGAACTGATTTTCACCATGCTCGGCGAACGTGTCACTACGGAACTTTCCAAACAGGAAAAACCTACCTCCATGCCGGGACATAAATCGGTGGCGCAACGAGGCGGCAGGGTTGCCGGGAATGCCAGAAAAGAGACGGAAAAAGAATTAGGGCACTCCATTATATCCGAAGAAAATCATCTCTCCAACGATGAACTGCCTGGAATCGGAGAAGGCGAAGATAAATGAGTCATAAGCAGGACAAAGCCGCCAAACGCAAAGCAAAGCTGAAGGCGCGGAAATTTCACGCTGAGCAACATCGTCTGTACCAGAGCGGACGTATCGCCGATGCGCTCATGGATCTGTGTGCCGATGTTCTGCCGGAGTATGTCGACGATTCCAGGGGGATCGACCTTGTCGGGCGCAATATTCTCTGGCGCATGGGCATGGTCGCGTGGAATATCGCCGTCACCGGCCGCCGGGAGATTGATGAATCCTCTATCAACACGATGAAGCTGGATGAGGAATCCCGGAGGATGGTGCGGGATGAAGTCAACGCGCTTGTCCGGCTCAAATACAAGAAATATCCTGATCTCCGGACCTCCATTTCAAATGTATCCGCTGTCAATGCCGCCGGAGTTGCAAAGCTGAAAGTTGTTCTCGGCGATACATTCCCTGCTGTGTCCATTCCTGATTTTACCGATGAATCCGGACTTCTTACACCGGAACAACTTCTTGCCAAACGCAAGGCATTGGGACTCTCGCAGGTTAAGTTTGCCGCCGCGCTCAACGTTTCCGTGAAGAAGGTCTCCGCATGGGAGCATGGGAAGGCCGAACCAAGTGAGGATGAAATAGAAAAGATAGCCGCTCTTTTTCGTGAGAAAGTTTGCTGCAACAAATGAATGACCGCGTTTACATAGCGATTGACCTGAAATCCTTTTATGCCTCGGTGGAGTGCGCCGACCGGAAACTCGACCCGTTGACGACCAATCTTGTGGTTGCCGACCAGTCCCGGACGGACAAGACGATCTGTCTCGCGGTTTCCCCGGCGCTGAAAGCCTGCGGCATCCCCGGACGGCCGCGCCTGTTCGAAGTGGTGCAGAAGGTCCGGCAGGTCAACGCCCAGCGGCAGCGCATCGCGCCGGGACACCGATTCAGCGGCAAGTCCGTGAGCGCCCCGGAACTGGCGGCGAACCCGTCTTTGGAACTGGACTACATCGTCGCCGTGCCGCGCATGGCACGTTACATCGAGGTCAGCTCTCAGATTTACGACATCTACCTGAAATACGTCTCACCGGACGACATTCACGTCTATTCCATCGACGAAGTGTTCATCGATGCGACCCCGTATTTGAAACTCTACAAACTCTCTGCCTGCGATTTTGCCGTGAAGCTGATCCGAGAAGTCCTCGCCGCCACCGGGATCACTGCGACTGCGGGGATCGGCACGAATCTGTATCTTGCCAAAGTCGCAATGGATATTGTGGCAAAACACATTCCTGCAGACGAAAACGGGGTTCGAGTCGCCGAACTGGACGAGCAGTCCTACCGGGAGAAACTCTGGACGCACCGACCGCTGACAGACTTCTGGCGAGTTGGCAAAGGTTACGCCGCTAAACTGGAATCCCTGGGGCTGCGGACAATGGGCGATGTCGCCCGGATGTCGGTCAAGTGCGAGGATGTCCTTTACCGGACCTTCGGCGTCAATGCGGAACTGCTGATCGACCATGCCTGGGGCTGGGAACCGGTCACCATTGCGGAGATCAAGGCATACAAACCGGAGAACAACAGCATCAGTTCCGGTCAGGTGCTGCAGGACCCGTATGAATTCGACAAAGGGAAACTGGTCGCCCGTGAGATGACCGACCAGCTGGTGCTCGATCTCGTGGAAAAACATCTCGTGACCGATCAGCTGGTCCTGACCGTGGGATATGACGCCTCCAATCTGACCGATTCGGACCGCCGCATGAGATATGCCGGGCCGGTTCGAATCGACCATTACGGCAGAGAGATTCCCAAGGAGGCACACGGCTCGGTTAACCTTGATCGCTTCACCTCATCCGGCAGAATTATTACGGATGCCATGATGAAACTGTTCGACCGCCGCGTCGATCCGAATCTGCTGGTTCGGCGCATCACCGTTGTGGCGGCGCACGTCCTTAACGAGAAGGATGTCCCCGCCGCCCCGGAGGAACAGCCCGATCTCTTTACGGATTACGAGGCTCTGGAAAAACAGAAAGCGGCGGAACAGGCGGAGCTGGACAAGGAGAAGCGTCTTCAGCAGGCAGTTCTCAACATCAAAAAACGTATGGGAGCGAATGCCATCCTCAAGGGCATGAATCTGGAGAAAGGCGCGACAGGCAAGGTGCGGAACGAACAGATAGGAGGACATCGGAAATGAACAGTCCTTATGCCGACATCATCCACTTGCCGCACCACGTCTCGCAGAACCATCCGCAGATGCCGATGCTCGACAGAGCCGCACAGTTCGCGCCATTTGCCGCGCTGACGGGATATGATGACAGTATTGCTGAGGCCGGACGGCTCACGACGGAACGCCGGGAACTAAGTGAACAGGAACAGAACGAACTTAACAGGAGATTCGATTTCCTGATAAGCAGGTTGAAAGGTTCCTCCGAGGTGGATATAGTACACTTCGTTCCGGACGTGCGAAAACCCGGCGGAGAATATCAAACGACTACGGGATCAATAAAGAATATATCTCTTCCAGAACGAATCATAACTTTGGATACCGGGGTGATCATTCATCTGGATGATATTTCGTATATTGGCGGATCAATTTTCTCCGAAATGATGGAGGATTCGTGAAATGTTGTTACCGCTTTTAGCAGAGAGGCTCATTCAATTTTAACATATGATTGAAACAGAATTCGCTGATTGTGCGTAATTTCAAGAGGTGAAAAATGGCTGCGGCAATGAGGATCTATCATGCGGGGGATCTTTTTGATTTCAAACATCTTTCTGGCAACCGCCTGCTGAGCGATGCTGTTCAAAAGGTCTCCCATGGCTTTTATCAGACGATTCTGCCCCAGGATACAGAAGGGAACCAGCTTCGCAACACCAGTATCCGGAATGGTGATCTGAAACTGGTCATGAGCTGTCATCTGGCTCTTTTTAATTTTGACGGAACAGATCTTGACTCCGGAACCGTGGTCGAGTTTATGATCACCAAGATGCTGGATATTCCTTGTGTCCTCCTGCGGACGGACTTCCGAAATGCCGGGGATCAAACAGTCTCCAGCGATCCATG
Protein-coding regions in this window:
- a CDS encoding nucleoside 2-deoxyribosyltransferase, which encodes MAAAMRIYHAGDLFDFKHLSGNRLLSDAVQKVSHGFYQTILPQDTEGNQLRNTSIRNGDLKLVMSCHLALFNFDGTDLDSGTVVEFMITKMLDIPCVLLRTDFRNAGDQTVSSDPWNLMCSDYPRSLTVRIHAMNLYHQYVSGPDGLSAYLGEIATQVISGFDRVRTMPSLFQGDLAKAEKIYSWVAEACGNELGKVMTKERIEQIVREKAELDLLS
- a CDS encoding TIGR02391 family protein, which translates into the protein MNYGKSLSEQELKSIASVLGATESILSKANLKDLMIQEKLHIVDDGYRSNQYVYRLGLNKRDWLYNCFAETCNQEQSFDKIYRFIEAAMNPIRYAADSDRSKYFSLKEELNKVLLLIGLFVDERGKLLPTKQASTLEEVDERVNHLNAELQKRCIHYEVKKYCKKELLQKDFFDAVFEASKGLAQRVREISGMQGDGGQLFQQAFSLKNPSLFFNSLRTESEKSEFTGLSELLQAIFHLVRNPAAHTPKINWKVEEEKALDILTVISFAHKYLDECRQMPGKLTQK
- a CDS encoding DNA methylase, with protein sequence MNDRVYIAIDLKSFYASVECADRKLDPLTTNLVVADQSRTDKTICLAVSPALKACGIPGRPRLFEVVQKVRQVNAQRQRIAPGHRFSGKSVSAPELAANPSLELDYIVAVPRMARYIEVSSQIYDIYLKYVSPDDIHVYSIDEVFIDATPYLKLYKLSACDFAVKLIREVLAATGITATAGIGTNLYLAKVAMDIVAKHIPADENGVRVAELDEQSYREKLWTHRPLTDFWRVGKGYAAKLESLGLRTMGDVARMSVKCEDVLYRTFGVNAELLIDHAWGWEPVTIAEIKAYKPENNSISSGQVLQDPYEFDKGKLVAREMTDQLVLDLVEKHLVTDQLVLTVGYDASNLTDSDRRMRYAGPVRIDHYGREIPKEAHGSVNLDRFTSSGRIITDAMMKLFDRRVDPNLLVRRITVVAAHVLNEKDVPAAPEEQPDLFTDYEALEKQKAAEQAELDKEKRLQQAVLNIKKRMGANAILKGMNLEKGATGKVRNEQIGGHRK
- a CDS encoding DNA mismatch endonuclease Vsr — protein: MDSLTKEKRSWNMSRIRSNDTTPELAVRSFLFRHGFRFRLHVKSLPGHPDIVLPKYKTVIEVRGCFWHRHPGCRQATMPSSNVEFWQKKFKQNVDRDKETEKQLNELGWNLIVVWECELKSDEFLKSLPSLILNKRNCQ
- a CDS encoding Bro-N domain-containing protein, with the protein product MSETGKKSLVVFQDKTIRRTLHNDEWYFAVVDVVAVLTDSVNPTDYIKKIRRRDPILAQGWGQIVTPLSIETAGGVQKVNCANVKGLFRIIQSIPSPKAEPFKQWLAQVGYDRVLEIENPELAQERMKELYEQKGYPKDWIDKRLRGIAIRQNLTDEWKARGITDERDFAILTAEISKATFGMTPSAYKIYKGLNSPNQNLRDHMTDLELIFTMLGERVTTELSKQEKPTSMPGHKSVAQRGGRVAGNARKETEKELGHSIISEENHLSNDELPGIGEGEDK
- a CDS encoding helix-turn-helix domain-containing protein; the protein is MSHKQDKAAKRKAKLKARKFHAEQHRLYQSGRIADALMDLCADVLPEYVDDSRGIDLVGRNILWRMGMVAWNIAVTGRREIDESSINTMKLDEESRRMVRDEVNALVRLKYKKYPDLRTSISNVSAVNAAGVAKLKVVLGDTFPAVSIPDFTDESGLLTPEQLLAKRKALGLSQVKFAAALNVSVKKVSAWEHGKAEPSEDEIEKIAALFREKVCCNK